One region of Nycticebus coucang isolate mNycCou1 chromosome 10, mNycCou1.pri, whole genome shotgun sequence genomic DNA includes:
- the TADA1 gene encoding transcriptional adapter 1 isoform X2, with the protein MYILTTISFWPFSRVVRFWFLHQSVLDLCLGQGVLQPNLENPRERKSFLLFVRNLIFQPQNPLSGAQQFVAKDPQDDDDLKLCSHTMMLPTRGQLEGRMIVTAYEHGLDNVTEEAVSAVVYAVENHLKDILTSVVSRRKAYRLRDGHFKYAFGSNVTPQPYLKNSVVAYNNLIESPPAFSAPCAGQNPASHPPPDDAEQQAALLLACAGDTLPASLPPVNMYDLFEALQVHREVIPTHTVYALNIERIITKLWHPNHEELQQDKVHRQRLAAKEGLLLC; encoded by the exons AGTGTGCTGGATCTTTGCCTTGGACAGGGGGTTCTGCAGCCAAACCTGGAAAACCCAAGGGAAAGAAAAAGCTTTCTTCTGTTCGTCAGAAATTTGAT ATTCCAGCCTCAAAATCCCCTCTCGGGAGCCCAGCAGTTTGTGGCAAAGGATCCCCAAGATGATGACGACTTGAAACTTTGCTCCCATACAATGATGCTTCCTACTCGGGGTCAGCTTGAAGGGAGAATGATAGTGACTGCTTACGAGCATGGGCTGGACAACGTCACTGAGGAAGCTGTTTCAGCTGTTGTCTATGCGGTGGAG AATCACCTTAAAGATATACTGACATCAGTTGTGTCAAGAAGGAAAGCTTATCGGTTACGAGATGGCCATTTTAAATATGCCTTTGGTAGTAATGTGACCCCACAGCCTTACCTGAAGAATAGTGTAGTAGCTTACAACAACTTAATAGAAAG ccctCCAGCTTTTTCTGCTCCCTGTGCTGGTCAGAATCCAGCTTCGCATCCACCCCCTGATGACGCCGAGCAGCAGGCTGCACTCCTACTGGCATGCGCTGGGGACACGCTGCCTGCCTCTTTGCCTCCTGTGAACATGTACGACCTTTTTGAAGCTTTGCAG GTACACAGGGAAGTCATTCCCACACATACCGTATATGCCCTTAACATCGAGAGGATCATCACGAAACTCTGGCATCCAAACCACGAAGAGCTGCAGCAAGACAAAGTTCACCGTCAGCGCTTGGCAGCCAAGGAGGGGCTTCTGCTGTGCTAA
- the POGK gene encoding pogo transposable element with KRAB domain isoform X2 codes for MVPALFDEVAIYFSDEEWEVLTEQQKALYREVMRMNYETVLSLEFPFPKPDMITRLEGEEESLNSDEWQLQVGGTFAENEDSDVKPPDWASPANAASQFAQPQHLDSFGLRLPRDITELPEWSEGYPFYMAMGFPGYDLSADDIAGKFQFSRGMRRSYDAGFKLMVVEYAESTNNCQAAKQFGVLEKNVRDWRKVKPQLQNAHAMRRAFRGPKNGRFALVDQRVAEYVRYMQAKGDPITREAMQLKALEIAQEMNIPEKGFKASLGWCRRMMRRYDLSLRHKVPVPQHLPEDLTEKLVTYQQSVLALRRAHDYEVTQMGNADETPICLEVPSRVTVDNQGEKPVLVKTPGREKLKITAMLGVLADGRKLPPYIILRGTYIPPGKFPSGMEIRCHRYGWMTEDLMQDWLEVVWRRRPGAVPKQRGMLILNGFRGHATNSVKNSMESMNTDMVIIPGGLTSQLQVLDVVVYKPLNDSVRAQYSNWLLAGNLALSPTGNAKKPPLGLFLEWVMVAWNSISSESIIQGFKKCHISSNLEEEDDVLWEIKSELPGGGEPPKECDTENVTEGH; via the exons ATG GTACCAGCCCTGTTTGATGAAGTGGCCATATATTTTTCTGATGAAGAGTGGGAAGTTTTGACAGAGCAACAAAAGGCTCTCTACCGGGAAGTCATGAGGATGAATTATGAAACTGTCTTATCCCTAG AATTCCCATTCCCTAAGCCAGACATGATCACTCGgttggaaggggaggaggagtcTCTGAATTCTGACGAGTGGCAGCTCCAAGTAGGAGGAACCTTTGCAG AAAATGAAGACTCTGACGTAAAGCCTCCAGACTGGGCAAGCCCGGCGAATGCTGCCTCCCAGTTTGCTCAGCCTCAGCACCTCGACAGCTTTGGCCTCCGTCTGCCTCGGGACATCACGGAGCTGCCCGAGTGGAGTGAGGGGTACCCCTTCTACATGGCCATGGGCTTCCCAGGGTATGACCTCTCCGCCGACGACATAGCTGGGAAGTTTCAGTTCAGCCGTGGCATGCGCCGCAGTTACGACGCAGGGTTCAAGTTAATGGTGGTGGAATATGCCGAGAGCACCAACAACTGCCAGGCTGCCAAGCAGTTTGGAGTATTAGAAAAAAACGTTCGAGACTGGCGCAAAGTGAAGCCTCAGCTCCAGAATGCCCACGCCATGAGACGGGCATTCCGAGGCCCCAAGAATGGGAGGTTTGCACTGGTGGACCAGCGTGTGGCCGAGTATGTCAGATACATGCAGGCCAAAGGGGACCCCATCACCAGGGAGGCGATGCAGCTAAAAGCCCTTGAAATCGCCCAGGAAATGAACATTCCAGAGAAAGGGTTCAAGGCAAGTTTGGGTTGGTGTCGAAGAATGATGAGAAGGTATGACCTGTCTCTGAGGCACAAAGTGCCGGTGCCCCAGCACCTGCCGGAAGACCTGACTGAGAAACTTGTCACATACCAGCAGAGCGTGCTGGCTCTGCGCAGGGCACACGACTACGAGGTGACTCAGATGGGGAATGCAGATGAGACGCCCATTTGTTTAGAGGTGCCATCGAGGGTGACTGTTGACAACCAGGGCGAAAAACCTGTCTTGGTCAAGACGCCAggcagagaaaaactgaaaatcacGGCCATGCTTGGTGTCTTAGCTGACGGGAGGAAATTACCTCCGTACATCATTTTGAGGGGAACATACATCCCCCCTGGGAAGTTTCCCAGCGGGATGGAAATCCGCTGCCACCGCTATGGGTGGATGACCGAGGACTTGATGCAGGACTGGCTGGAGGTGGTGTGGAGGCGGAGGCCGGGAGCAGTGCCCAAGCAGCGAGGGATGCTGATCTTGAACGGCTTCCGGGGCCACGCCACCAACTCTGTGAAGAACTCCATGGAAAGCATGAACACCGACATGGTGATCATCCCCGGGGGCCTGACCTCGCAGCTCCAGGTGCTGGATGTGGTGGTCTATAAGCCGCTGAATGACAGCGTGCGGGCCCAGTACTCCAACTGGCTTCTGGCCGGGAACCTGGCACTGAGCCCAACCGGGAATGCCAAGAAGCCACCCCTGGGCCTCTTTCTGGAGTGGGTCATGGTGGCGTGGAACAGCATCTCAAGTGAGTCCATTATCCAAGGGTTCAAGAAGTGCCACATCTCCAGCAACTTGGAGGAGGAAGATGATGTCCTGTGGGAAATCAAGAGTGAGTTGCCAGGAGGAGGAGAACCACCAAAAGAATGTGATACTGAAAATGTGACTGAGGGCCACTGA
- the POGK gene encoding pogo transposable element with KRAB domain isoform X1 — MEPTAYPLNLTLKEEKEEEEIQSRELEDGPTDMQKVRICSESGWVPALFDEVAIYFSDEEWEVLTEQQKALYREVMRMNYETVLSLEFPFPKPDMITRLEGEEESLNSDEWQLQVGGTFAENEDSDVKPPDWASPANAASQFAQPQHLDSFGLRLPRDITELPEWSEGYPFYMAMGFPGYDLSADDIAGKFQFSRGMRRSYDAGFKLMVVEYAESTNNCQAAKQFGVLEKNVRDWRKVKPQLQNAHAMRRAFRGPKNGRFALVDQRVAEYVRYMQAKGDPITREAMQLKALEIAQEMNIPEKGFKASLGWCRRMMRRYDLSLRHKVPVPQHLPEDLTEKLVTYQQSVLALRRAHDYEVTQMGNADETPICLEVPSRVTVDNQGEKPVLVKTPGREKLKITAMLGVLADGRKLPPYIILRGTYIPPGKFPSGMEIRCHRYGWMTEDLMQDWLEVVWRRRPGAVPKQRGMLILNGFRGHATNSVKNSMESMNTDMVIIPGGLTSQLQVLDVVVYKPLNDSVRAQYSNWLLAGNLALSPTGNAKKPPLGLFLEWVMVAWNSISSESIIQGFKKCHISSNLEEEDDVLWEIKSELPGGGEPPKECDTENVTEGH; from the exons ATGGAGCCCACAGCCTACCCTCTCAATTTGACcctgaaagaagagaaagaagaagaagagattcAGAGCAGGGAACTGGAGGACGGCCCCACGGATATGCAGAAAGTACGAATCTGCTCAGAGAGTGGTTGG GTACCAGCCCTGTTTGATGAAGTGGCCATATATTTTTCTGATGAAGAGTGGGAAGTTTTGACAGAGCAACAAAAGGCTCTCTACCGGGAAGTCATGAGGATGAATTATGAAACTGTCTTATCCCTAG AATTCCCATTCCCTAAGCCAGACATGATCACTCGgttggaaggggaggaggagtcTCTGAATTCTGACGAGTGGCAGCTCCAAGTAGGAGGAACCTTTGCAG AAAATGAAGACTCTGACGTAAAGCCTCCAGACTGGGCAAGCCCGGCGAATGCTGCCTCCCAGTTTGCTCAGCCTCAGCACCTCGACAGCTTTGGCCTCCGTCTGCCTCGGGACATCACGGAGCTGCCCGAGTGGAGTGAGGGGTACCCCTTCTACATGGCCATGGGCTTCCCAGGGTATGACCTCTCCGCCGACGACATAGCTGGGAAGTTTCAGTTCAGCCGTGGCATGCGCCGCAGTTACGACGCAGGGTTCAAGTTAATGGTGGTGGAATATGCCGAGAGCACCAACAACTGCCAGGCTGCCAAGCAGTTTGGAGTATTAGAAAAAAACGTTCGAGACTGGCGCAAAGTGAAGCCTCAGCTCCAGAATGCCCACGCCATGAGACGGGCATTCCGAGGCCCCAAGAATGGGAGGTTTGCACTGGTGGACCAGCGTGTGGCCGAGTATGTCAGATACATGCAGGCCAAAGGGGACCCCATCACCAGGGAGGCGATGCAGCTAAAAGCCCTTGAAATCGCCCAGGAAATGAACATTCCAGAGAAAGGGTTCAAGGCAAGTTTGGGTTGGTGTCGAAGAATGATGAGAAGGTATGACCTGTCTCTGAGGCACAAAGTGCCGGTGCCCCAGCACCTGCCGGAAGACCTGACTGAGAAACTTGTCACATACCAGCAGAGCGTGCTGGCTCTGCGCAGGGCACACGACTACGAGGTGACTCAGATGGGGAATGCAGATGAGACGCCCATTTGTTTAGAGGTGCCATCGAGGGTGACTGTTGACAACCAGGGCGAAAAACCTGTCTTGGTCAAGACGCCAggcagagaaaaactgaaaatcacGGCCATGCTTGGTGTCTTAGCTGACGGGAGGAAATTACCTCCGTACATCATTTTGAGGGGAACATACATCCCCCCTGGGAAGTTTCCCAGCGGGATGGAAATCCGCTGCCACCGCTATGGGTGGATGACCGAGGACTTGATGCAGGACTGGCTGGAGGTGGTGTGGAGGCGGAGGCCGGGAGCAGTGCCCAAGCAGCGAGGGATGCTGATCTTGAACGGCTTCCGGGGCCACGCCACCAACTCTGTGAAGAACTCCATGGAAAGCATGAACACCGACATGGTGATCATCCCCGGGGGCCTGACCTCGCAGCTCCAGGTGCTGGATGTGGTGGTCTATAAGCCGCTGAATGACAGCGTGCGGGCCCAGTACTCCAACTGGCTTCTGGCCGGGAACCTGGCACTGAGCCCAACCGGGAATGCCAAGAAGCCACCCCTGGGCCTCTTTCTGGAGTGGGTCATGGTGGCGTGGAACAGCATCTCAAGTGAGTCCATTATCCAAGGGTTCAAGAAGTGCCACATCTCCAGCAACTTGGAGGAGGAAGATGATGTCCTGTGGGAAATCAAGAGTGAGTTGCCAGGAGGAGGAGAACCACCAAAAGAATGTGATACTGAAAATGTGACTGAGGGCCACTGA